One stretch of Molothrus aeneus isolate 106 chromosome 2, BPBGC_Maene_1.0, whole genome shotgun sequence DNA includes these proteins:
- the STARD10 gene encoding START domain-containing protein 10, giving the protein MSGHDGGMSSRDSVQIPDDRDFGAFRAQCESERGWNLTYSKGGVGVWVQLLEPERALHKIKCRMECRDVPAETLYDVLHDIEYRKKWDTNVIETFDIGRLTANSDVGYYAWRCPKPLKNRDVVTLRSWLPMGSDYIIMNYSVKHPKYPPRKDMVRAVSIQTGYLIEGTGAKSCTITYLAQVDPKGSLPKWVVNKSSQFLAPKAMKKMYKACLKYPEWKQKHDPHFKPWLFPEQSRLPALALSELSLQHADSLENIDESSLAESKEDRGEGSDEDSLT; this is encoded by the exons ATGTCGGGTCACGACGGCGGCATGTCGAGTCGCGACAGCGTGCAGATCCCCGACGACCGGGACTTCGGGGCGTTCCGGGCGCAGTGCGAGTCGGAGCGCGGCTGGAACCTCACCTACAGCAAGGGCGGGGTGGGCGTCTgggtgcagctgctggagcccgAGCGCGCCCTCCACAAGATCAAG TGCAGGATGGAGTGCAGGGACGTGCCGGCGGAGACGCTCTACGACGTGCTCCATGACATCGAGTACCGCAAGAAGTGGGACACCAACGTCATCGAGACCTTTGACATCGGGAGGCTGACGGCCAACTCCGATGTGGGATACTACGCCT GGAGGTGTCCCAAGCCCCTGAAGAACCGGGACGTGGTCACGCTCCGCTCCTGGCTGCCCATGGGCTCTGACTACATCATCATGAACTACTCTGTCAAGCATCCT AAGTATCCCCCCCGCAAGGACATGGTGCGGGCTGTCTCCATTCAGACAGGCTACCTGATCGAGGGCACGGGAGCCAAGAGCTGCACCATCACCTACCTGGCACAGGTGGACCCCAAAG GTTCCTTACCGAAGTGGGTGGTGAACAAATCCTCCCAGTTCCTGGCCCCCAAG GCGATGAAGAAGATGTACAAGGCATGCCTCAAGTACCCTGAGTGGAAGCAGAAGCATGACCCTCACTTCAAGCCCTGGCTGTTCCCGGAGCAGAGccggctcccagccctggccctctcCGAGCTCTCCCTCCAGCATGCGGATTCCCTGGAAAACATTGACGAGAGCTCCCTGGCCGAGAGCAAGGAGGACCGTGGCGAGGGCAGCGACGAGGACAGCCTGACCTGA